One part of the Dyadobacter sp. 676 genome encodes these proteins:
- a CDS encoding phosphopantetheine-binding protein: MDIESLKPILKGQIVQYLNLLDINPQDIKDDEPLFGGDLGLDSIDSLELVVLLEREYGIKINNPAEGRKILVDVNHMAEYILANIKAA; this comes from the coding sequence ATGGACATAGAAAGCTTGAAGCCCATTCTGAAAGGGCAAATTGTACAATACCTGAACCTGCTCGATATTAACCCTCAGGACATCAAGGACGACGAGCCGCTTTTTGGCGGCGATCTGGGGCTGGATTCCATCGATTCGCTCGAACTGGTGGTGCTGCTCGAAAGGGAATATGGTATTAAAATCAATAATCCGGCGGAGGGCCGCAAGATCCTCGTCGATGTGAATCACATGGCGGAATATATTCTCGCCAATATAAAAGCCGCGTAA
- a CDS encoding ABC transporter permease, producing the protein MFKLYSSLRKELLLLINDKVGLALMFLMPLLLVFIITIIQDSAYKMVNENQIPLLVVNHDKGKEGSKLVDLLKDSGLFKIDSQNGIPQESLRSELLSRGKMIALYIPATFSAGLESNAEDVSGILMDDLGLGHDTTTREETSMPRLSFYNDPVLQENYSYSVMSIIQSYMSVIENSLMIDRMYANMDIAEKSAKLKQKMISNRVRIDQIVARNNNSTAIPNSTQHNVPAWTIFAMFFMVVSLGSNIVKERISGSFLRLKTMPTTFMMVMFSKMAVYVVVAALQVVLTFSMGVWILPELGLPKLSVPGNIIATIAVIFISSMAAVSYALMIGAFARTEQQANGFGAISIIIFGAIGGILVPTFVMPGFMQFFSNFSPLHWCLEGFYVLFLKGGSWHDLRTVFVFLGIFIVFCQLGTYFKLRLERII; encoded by the coding sequence ATGTTTAAATTATACTCGTCACTTCGCAAAGAACTGCTGCTGCTTATCAACGATAAAGTGGGGCTGGCTTTGATGTTTCTGATGCCTTTGCTGCTGGTGTTCATCATCACGATCATCCAGGACAGCGCCTATAAAATGGTGAATGAAAACCAGATCCCCCTGCTGGTAGTCAATCACGATAAAGGAAAAGAAGGGAGTAAACTGGTGGATTTGCTGAAAGACTCGGGCCTTTTTAAGATAGATTCGCAAAACGGCATTCCGCAGGAATCTTTGCGCTCGGAACTATTATCGAGAGGGAAAATGATCGCATTGTATATTCCGGCGACATTCTCCGCCGGGCTTGAAAGCAATGCGGAGGACGTAAGCGGTATTCTGATGGACGATCTCGGTCTCGGGCACGATACTACTACCCGCGAGGAGACTTCCATGCCACGGCTTTCCTTTTATAATGATCCCGTTTTACAGGAAAATTACAGCTACTCGGTCATGAGCATAATCCAGTCGTACATGAGCGTGATCGAAAATTCGCTGATGATCGACAGGATGTACGCCAATATGGATATTGCCGAAAAATCTGCGAAGCTTAAACAAAAAATGATTTCGAACCGTGTACGCATCGATCAAATCGTTGCCCGGAACAATAATTCCACCGCCATCCCGAATTCGACGCAGCATAATGTACCTGCCTGGACGATTTTCGCGATGTTTTTCATGGTCGTTTCGCTGGGCAGCAACATCGTCAAGGAACGGATCAGCGGCAGCTTCCTCCGTTTGAAGACCATGCCGACCACATTCATGATGGTGATGTTCAGTAAAATGGCGGTTTACGTGGTCGTTGCGGCTTTGCAAGTGGTGCTTACTTTCTCGATGGGCGTCTGGATATTGCCGGAACTCGGTTTGCCGAAGCTAAGCGTTCCCGGCAATATAATCGCTACCATTGCCGTGATTTTCATCAGTAGTATGGCGGCTGTGAGTTATGCTTTAATGATCGGCGCATTTGCCCGTACCGAGCAGCAGGCCAATGGTTTCGGCGCGATTTCCATTATTATCTTCGGGGCGATCGGCGGCATTCTGGTACCCACTTTCGTAATGCCGGGTTTCATGCAGTTTTTTAGCAATTTTTCCCCGCTGCATTGGTGCCTCGAAGGATTTTACGTACTGTTCCTCAAAGGCGGTAGCTGGCATGATTTGCGAACGGTATTCGTTTTTCTGGGCATTTTCATCGTGTTTTGCCAACTTGGTACATATTTTAAGCTACGGTTGGAAAGAATTATTTAA
- a CDS encoding ABC transporter ATP-binding protein → MAGTVCIEIRDVYKRYKSAGEDSLSAVSLDIAQSDVFGLLGPNGAGKTTLISILCGIIPVSAGSVRFYYNGRQYSDAERKSRIGFVPQEYAFYQELTPRQNLDYFGAMYNLSKGRLEERREHLLEVLGLGKAADKKVGTFSGGMKRRVNLAIGIIHEPDILFLDEPTVGVDVQSRNAIIRYLQQLNQAGTTIVYTSHHMSEAEEFCKNIALIDHGKVIATGGLQHLKAVHSVASLQTLFINLTGEAYRD, encoded by the coding sequence ATGGCTGGTACAGTGTGCATTGAGATCAGGGATGTTTACAAGCGTTATAAATCCGCCGGCGAGGATAGCCTGTCCGCCGTTTCGCTCGACATTGCGCAATCGGATGTTTTCGGGCTGCTCGGGCCGAATGGTGCGGGTAAAACGACGCTGATCTCCATTCTTTGCGGCATTATTCCCGTTTCGGCGGGCAGTGTGCGGTTCTACTACAATGGCAGGCAGTATTCCGATGCGGAGCGAAAGAGCCGGATCGGTTTTGTGCCCCAGGAATATGCCTTTTACCAGGAACTGACGCCCCGCCAGAACCTCGACTACTTCGGGGCGATGTATAACCTGTCGAAAGGCAGGCTGGAAGAACGCCGCGAGCATTTGCTCGAAGTGCTGGGGCTTGGAAAAGCAGCCGACAAGAAAGTAGGAACATTTTCGGGCGGAATGAAGCGGCGTGTGAATCTCGCCATCGGCATAATCCACGAGCCGGATATCCTTTTCCTCGACGAGCCGACAGTCGGTGTGGACGTGCAGAGCCGGAATGCCATCATCCGCTATTTACAGCAGCTTAACCAGGCGGGGACAACCATCGTTTACACTTCGCACCATATGTCGGAAGCGGAGGAGTTTTGCAAAAATATCGCGCTGATCGATCACGGAAAGGTTATAGCAACAGGCGGGTTGCAGCATTTGAAAGCGGTGCATTCGGTTGCCAGTCTGCAAACATTGTTTATCAACCTCACCGGCGAAGCGTACCGCGATTAA
- a CDS encoding BtrH N-terminal domain-containing protein, with translation MNIDSQTDEFRHVQTAHCENGVTTALLRYHGLDFMTEPLAFGMGSGLFYIQIPFLTVNNGPAISFRTMPGAIFKRTCKSLGVEVTRRKFSNPAAAEAFLDQKVREGAPVGCQVGVFHLSYFPKEYRFHFNAHNLIVFGEENGRYLISDPVMEDVTSLSREELSRVRFAQGPLAPRGHIYFPEKIKPVSADMIRKGIARGIRRNVRDMLNIPGNFAGVNGIRHTSNHVRKWREKLGLRKAGLYLGQIVRMQEEIGTGGGGFRFLYGAFLEEAAAYLQDDRVANISEDFTKAGDMWRASAIKMAGVYKGRLTEQKDFEEIADMMLEIRLVEKEAFQKLSRLKLVK, from the coding sequence GTGAACATTGATAGCCAAACGGATGAATTCCGCCACGTGCAGACCGCCCATTGCGAGAACGGGGTAACAACCGCATTGCTACGCTACCACGGCCTCGATTTCATGACCGAGCCGCTGGCGTTTGGAATGGGCTCTGGCCTGTTTTATATACAAATACCATTTCTGACTGTCAACAACGGCCCGGCGATTTCTTTCCGTACCATGCCCGGCGCAATCTTTAAGAGAACCTGCAAGTCGCTTGGAGTAGAGGTTACCCGCAGGAAATTCTCGAACCCGGCGGCAGCGGAGGCATTCCTGGACCAAAAAGTGAGGGAAGGTGCGCCGGTAGGCTGCCAGGTGGGGGTTTTTCACCTCAGCTATTTCCCTAAAGAATACCGCTTTCATTTTAACGCCCATAACCTTATCGTTTTTGGCGAAGAGAACGGTCGTTACCTGATCAGCGATCCGGTGATGGAGGACGTTACGTCGCTTTCCAGAGAAGAACTTTCCCGCGTGCGTTTCGCGCAGGGCCCGCTGGCACCCAGGGGCCATATTTATTTCCCCGAAAAAATAAAACCCGTTTCCGCGGACATGATACGCAAGGGAATCGCGAGGGGTATTCGCCGCAATGTGCGCGATATGCTGAACATTCCGGGTAATTTCGCGGGGGTGAACGGCATCCGGCACACTTCGAACCACGTCCGCAAATGGCGCGAGAAGCTGGGTTTACGCAAGGCAGGCCTGTACCTGGGTCAGATTGTAAGGATGCAGGAGGAGATCGGCACCGGCGGCGGCGGCTTCCGCTTCCTGTACGGCGCGTTCCTGGAAGAAGCCGCGGCCTATTTGCAGGACGACCGTGTAGCCAATATTTCCGAAGATTTCACCAAAGCCGGAGACATGTGGCGTGCCAGCGCCATTAAAATGGCGGGTGTGTACAAAGGCCGCCTCACCGAACAAAAAGATTTTGAGGAAATCGCCGATATGATGCTGGAAATCCGTCTGGTCGAGAAAGAGGCATTTCAGAAACTGTCCCGCTTGAAGCTTGTAAAGTAA
- a CDS encoding beta-ketoacyl-ACP synthase III has protein sequence MSEAYITRIAKFLPNESVSNEEMEEYLGYINGKPSKSKAIVLRNNGIKNRYYALRKDGTPTHTNAEMASLAIKGLFKNNPAEIGEMDLLSCATSSPDQLMPSHGSMVHGNLPEAASIEVVSPSGVCCAGMHAFKYAYMAVKLGEKQKAVSCASERLSTILRADQFEDEVQQLARLEKNPYLAFEKDFLRWMLSDGAGAFLVEPAPNKDGISLRIDWIEGCSYANEVEPCMYMGADKLEDGTLKSYKDYTAEEIKEQSILSIKQDVKLLGEKIVKLGFAKLKDILIKKGMAMDDVSYFLPHLSSYFFEGKIDEFFKENGMPVPKEKWYTNLVTKGNVGAASIYMMLEEVFNSGALKKGEKILLAVPESSRFSYMFCLLTVC, from the coding sequence ATGTCAGAAGCATATATTACCAGAATTGCCAAGTTTTTACCGAATGAGTCCGTTTCCAATGAGGAAATGGAAGAATATTTAGGATACATCAACGGAAAACCCTCTAAGTCGAAAGCGATTGTTCTGCGCAATAACGGGATCAAAAACAGGTACTACGCATTGCGGAAAGACGGAACCCCCACGCACACCAATGCGGAAATGGCGTCGCTTGCCATTAAGGGCCTTTTTAAAAATAATCCCGCGGAGATCGGCGAAATGGATCTGCTGAGCTGCGCCACATCGAGCCCCGATCAGCTGATGCCTTCGCATGGCTCGATGGTGCACGGTAACCTGCCCGAAGCGGCGTCGATAGAAGTGGTATCGCCCTCGGGTGTTTGCTGCGCCGGGATGCATGCGTTCAAGTATGCCTATATGGCGGTGAAGCTCGGCGAGAAACAGAAAGCGGTGTCCTGCGCTTCGGAACGGCTGTCGACCATATTGCGGGCCGATCAGTTCGAAGACGAGGTGCAGCAGCTTGCCCGGCTGGAAAAGAACCCTTATCTGGCATTTGAGAAAGACTTCCTTCGCTGGATGCTCTCCGACGGTGCGGGGGCATTCCTGGTGGAACCGGCCCCGAACAAGGATGGAATCTCCCTGAGAATAGACTGGATCGAAGGCTGCTCGTACGCCAACGAGGTGGAGCCGTGTATGTACATGGGCGCCGACAAGCTGGAAGACGGTACACTGAAGAGCTACAAGGATTACACAGCCGAGGAAATCAAGGAGCAATCGATATTGAGTATCAAGCAGGATGTGAAGCTGTTAGGCGAAAAAATTGTTAAATTAGGTTTCGCGAAGCTGAAAGATATTCTGATAAAAAAGGGAATGGCTATGGACGATGTGAGCTACTTCCTGCCGCATTTGTCCAGCTATTTCTTCGAAGGTAAAATCGACGAGTTTTTCAAAGAAAACGGCATGCCCGTTCCCAAAGAAAAATGGTATACCAACCTCGTGACGAAAGGTAACGTCGGTGCGGCTTCCATTTATATGATGCTGGAAGAAGTATTCAATAGCGGGGCTTTGAAAAAGGGCGAGAAAATATTGCTGGCAGTGCCCGAGAGCTCGCGTTTCTCGTACATGTTTTGCCTGCTCACCGTATGCTGA
- a CDS encoding methyltransferase, with amino-acid sequence MKKELSAIEAKYEAQKIAFGPMYFQAVVALRDLGILQYIGENRKGVSIENIIRNVNVSEYGVTLLLEAAEVLGVVETENDVVRISKIGFFLLKDEMTRVNMNFMRDVCYLGASHMTESIVNGKPEGLKELGSWPTIYEGLSILPEPAKTSWFEFDHYYSDNAFPDALKIVFSKQPKLIFDVGGNTGKWSFACCAHDADVRIKILDLPVQLNVARANAAERGLLDRIDFHAIDLLDTTQKIPQGADVIWMSQFLDCFSKEQIVAILENACQAASENTTLFILEPFFDNQNYPAAHYSLVATSLYFTIMANGNSKMYRIGVMKELVCQAGFEVVETYPLIGDSYHTILECRKRA; translated from the coding sequence ATGAAAAAAGAATTGTCGGCTATTGAAGCCAAGTATGAAGCACAAAAGATAGCGTTTGGCCCGATGTACTTTCAGGCGGTGGTAGCGTTGAGGGATCTGGGCATTTTGCAGTACATCGGCGAAAACCGCAAGGGCGTGAGCATCGAAAACATTATCCGGAATGTGAACGTCTCGGAATACGGTGTCACTCTCCTGCTCGAAGCGGCGGAAGTTCTGGGCGTGGTGGAGACGGAAAACGATGTCGTCAGGATCAGCAAGATCGGCTTTTTCCTTTTGAAGGACGAAATGACCCGGGTAAATATGAATTTCATGAGGGACGTGTGCTACCTGGGTGCGAGCCACATGACCGAAAGCATCGTCAACGGCAAGCCCGAAGGCCTCAAAGAGCTGGGTAGCTGGCCGACGATCTACGAAGGTCTGTCGATCCTGCCGGAACCTGCCAAGACGTCCTGGTTCGAATTTGACCATTACTACTCCGACAATGCATTCCCCGATGCGTTAAAAATCGTATTTTCCAAACAGCCGAAACTGATTTTCGACGTGGGCGGCAATACCGGCAAATGGTCGTTCGCGTGCTGCGCCCATGATGCCGATGTTAGGATTAAAATACTCGATTTGCCGGTTCAGCTCAATGTCGCCCGCGCGAATGCGGCCGAAAGAGGCTTGCTCGACCGTATCGACTTTCACGCGATCGACCTGCTCGATACAACCCAAAAGATCCCGCAAGGCGCCGATGTGATCTGGATGAGCCAGTTCCTGGATTGCTTTTCCAAAGAGCAGATCGTCGCGATACTTGAAAATGCCTGTCAGGCGGCTTCCGAAAATACCACCCTTTTCATTCTGGAACCATTTTTTGATAACCAGAATTATCCTGCTGCACATTACAGCCTGGTGGCGACCTCTTTATATTTTACAATTATGGCCAACGGCAATAGCAAGATGTACAGGATCGGCGTGATGAAAGAGCTGGTTTGCCAGGCGGGTTTTGAAGTGGTTGAAACTTATCCATTGATCGGCGACAGTTATCACACGATTCTGGAATGCAGGAAGAGGGCCTGA
- a CDS encoding YdcF family protein produces the protein MRIANSFFLLLICLLFTGCGKMLYRSAAKAFTKGAREAPYDAIIVPGFPYNGEKWDMVLQLRIHWAYYLYSKGYTRNVIFSGGAVATPYIESRVMANYAEALGIPREHLFTEEKAQHSTENVYYSYRVAKEHGFSKIALSTDPVQTSYMKKFIKKYELPIGLLPTVIDTVKTLNVYEPKADHSNAVVREGFVKLSDREGFFKRFRGTIGKYIVWHEEDLKKAKYRRRYKDRMIPSSEQSGNNKSVQ, from the coding sequence GTGCGTATAGCCAATTCGTTTTTCCTGCTACTGATCTGCCTGCTTTTTACGGGCTGTGGTAAAATGCTCTACCGTTCGGCTGCGAAGGCTTTCACAAAAGGTGCCAGGGAAGCGCCGTATGATGCGATCATCGTGCCGGGCTTCCCTTACAACGGCGAGAAATGGGACATGGTGCTGCAATTACGCATTCACTGGGCGTACTATCTGTATTCCAAAGGTTATACCAGAAACGTTATCTTTTCCGGGGGCGCGGTAGCTACCCCGTATATCGAAAGCCGGGTAATGGCCAATTATGCCGAGGCGCTCGGAATCCCCCGCGAGCATCTGTTTACCGAGGAAAAGGCCCAGCACAGCACCGAAAACGTATACTATTCCTACCGTGTAGCAAAAGAACATGGCTTTTCAAAGATTGCGCTTTCCACCGATCCCGTTCAGACGAGCTACATGAAAAAGTTCATCAAAAAGTACGAGTTACCGATCGGCTTGCTGCCGACGGTGATCGATACGGTTAAAACGCTGAACGTCTACGAGCCGAAAGCCGACCACAGCAATGCGGTCGTCAGGGAAGGTTTTGTGAAGCTGTCGGATCGGGAAGGTTTTTTCAAGCGTTTCCGCGGCACGATCGGCAAGTATATTGTCTGGCATGAAGAAGATTTGAAAAAAGCCAAATACAGAAGGAGATACAAGGACAGGATGATACCCTCTTCCGAACAATCAGGGAACAATAAAAGCGTACAATGA
- a CDS encoding AMP-binding protein, with the protein MNPETQQPALQQLLLHVSNYSNYYKRVFRDHQINVDAIRSVADLARLPFTTKDDLAQYNDDFLCVPKSRITDFVTTSGTLSDPVAFYLTDSDVERLATNEAQSFRCAGGTENDIYQLMTTIDRRFMAGLAYWMGARKMGAGMIRVGPGAPFLQWESIQRFSPTVIIAIPSFIPRLIDYAVANDIDFRASSIKSIICIGEPIRNPDFTLNELGKRITSQWDVKLYSTYASTEMGAAFTECGEGKGGHLNPDLLILEVVDDDGDAVKDGELGEVVVTTLGVEGMPLLRYKTGDLCNVYYEPCACGRTSPRLGPVVGRKQQMIKFKGTTIFPPALFDVLDAVKEIDLYQVVVSKNEFGNDEITVVLPMQLQTSAFKETMHSLFKSRLRVSPALTFVTAEELTFRIYKQEKRKPEKLIYI; encoded by the coding sequence ATGAATCCCGAAACACAGCAGCCGGCCTTGCAGCAGCTTTTATTGCACGTTTCCAACTATTCCAATTACTATAAGCGGGTTTTCCGCGACCATCAGATCAATGTCGACGCGATCAGGTCGGTGGCCGACCTGGCCCGACTGCCGTTTACGACCAAGGACGATCTGGCGCAATACAACGACGATTTCCTCTGCGTTCCCAAAAGCCGCATTACCGATTTTGTGACGACCTCGGGCACCCTCAGCGACCCCGTGGCGTTTTACCTGACCGATTCGGATGTCGAAAGGCTGGCCACGAACGAAGCGCAGTCGTTCCGTTGCGCGGGGGGGACGGAAAACGATATTTACCAACTGATGACGACTATCGACCGCCGTTTTATGGCCGGGCTCGCATACTGGATGGGCGCGCGCAAAATGGGCGCAGGCATGATCCGCGTCGGCCCGGGAGCGCCGTTTTTGCAATGGGAATCCATCCAGCGGTTTTCGCCGACGGTGATCATCGCTATTCCGTCGTTTATTCCGCGACTGATCGACTATGCGGTTGCTAATGACATCGATTTCAGGGCTTCGAGTATTAAATCGATCATCTGCATCGGCGAGCCGATCCGTAACCCGGATTTTACCTTGAACGAACTGGGCAAGCGCATTACCTCGCAGTGGGATGTGAAGCTGTATTCAACCTACGCATCCACGGAAATGGGGGCCGCATTTACCGAATGCGGCGAAGGTAAAGGCGGGCATCTGAACCCCGACCTGCTCATTCTGGAAGTGGTCGACGACGACGGTGATGCCGTAAAAGACGGCGAGCTCGGCGAAGTGGTGGTGACTACGCTCGGTGTGGAAGGGATGCCACTGCTGCGTTACAAAACGGGCGACCTGTGTAACGTATATTATGAACCTTGCGCGTGCGGACGTACGAGCCCGCGCCTCGGGCCGGTGGTGGGCCGGAAGCAACAGATGATCAAATTCAAGGGTACGACCATTTTTCCGCCTGCGTTGTTCGACGTGCTCGACGCCGTGAAAGAAATCGATTTGTACCAGGTGGTCGTATCCAAAAACGAGTTTGGAAACGACGAGATCACCGTGGTGCTGCCGATGCAATTGCAGACCTCCGCTTTCAAGGAAACCATGCATTCCCTATTCAAATCAAGGCTCCGGGTATCGCCCGCACTGACTTTCGTTACCGCTGAAGAACTAACTTTCCGTATCTACAAACAGGAAAAGCGCAAACCTGAAAAATTGATCTATATTTGA
- a CDS encoding C45 family autoproteolytic acyltransferase/hydolase, whose product MWPKNKVLRSALKAFSIFLLVLGILFGLFLWRIRVPKPELESTKTVESYKREKVGEDHYRVGNNWLRKNKHGIWEMYLEGAPYERGLIYGILARELMEKQEVHFVGQIREMIPSAMFLQVLKGFVGWFNRDIYKYIPLENQQEIYGVSQSFSDQFNYIGPKYYRILNYHAAHDIGHALTDLNMVGCTSFAVNHSLTRDSTLLIARNFDFYMGDAFAEDKLIVFMNPDKGYKFASYAWAGLTGVVSGINEKGITVTLNASKSDIPFAAKEPISILAREILQYAGTIEEARKIASKSETFVSESLLIGSAADDKAVIIEKSPQKMDVYDPGRDYLVCANHYQSNAFVKDSVNIDNIRDTDSKARFDRMTQLMGRSYPMDVDQAAAILRDQKGVDDKFIGYGNSKLLNQLIAHHGIVFKPARKEFWISAPPYQLGEFVGYDLTRIFAQKGNFDSFDSLNIDRDPFLESADYKKFGAFKSMKQKITKYVMLDTPLSLTPLDEKNFIANNPASYLPYFFLGEYHQKKGNFSKAIGYYEEALKHEVSSLNEENSIRARITESKKGKH is encoded by the coding sequence ATGTGGCCTAAAAACAAAGTACTACGTTCCGCGCTCAAAGCTTTTTCCATTTTCCTGCTGGTTCTCGGGATACTTTTCGGGCTGTTCCTGTGGCGTATCCGCGTACCGAAGCCGGAGCTTGAAAGTACTAAAACTGTCGAAAGTTACAAACGTGAGAAAGTGGGGGAGGACCATTACCGCGTAGGCAACAACTGGCTGCGGAAGAATAAGCACGGCATTTGGGAAATGTACCTCGAAGGTGCGCCATACGAACGGGGACTGATCTACGGTATTCTGGCCAGGGAGCTGATGGAGAAACAGGAGGTGCATTTTGTCGGGCAGATCAGGGAAATGATCCCTAGTGCGATGTTCCTGCAAGTGCTGAAAGGCTTTGTGGGCTGGTTCAACAGGGATATTTACAAATACATCCCGCTTGAAAACCAGCAGGAAATTTACGGCGTTTCGCAGTCGTTTTCCGATCAGTTCAATTATATCGGCCCCAAATATTACCGCATTCTCAACTACCACGCGGCGCACGACATCGGCCACGCGCTCACGGACCTGAATATGGTAGGTTGTACTTCTTTTGCGGTTAATCATTCGCTCACAAGGGATTCCACATTGCTCATTGCGCGTAATTTCGATTTCTACATGGGCGACGCGTTCGCCGAGGACAAGCTGATCGTTTTCATGAATCCCGATAAAGGCTACAAATTCGCCTCTTACGCCTGGGCAGGGCTCACGGGCGTGGTGTCGGGTATTAATGAAAAGGGTATTACCGTCACTTTGAACGCTTCCAAGTCTGATATTCCCTTCGCCGCAAAAGAACCCATCTCGATTCTGGCAAGGGAGATCCTGCAATATGCCGGCACTATCGAAGAAGCCCGTAAAATCGCCTCGAAAAGCGAAACCTTCGTTTCAGAATCGCTTCTGATCGGTTCTGCGGCCGATGACAAGGCGGTGATCATCGAGAAGTCGCCCCAGAAAATGGATGTCTACGATCCGGGCAGGGATTACCTGGTTTGTGCCAACCATTACCAGAGCAATGCATTTGTGAAGGATTCGGTAAATATCGATAATATCCGTGACACCGATTCCAAAGCGCGGTTCGACCGTATGACGCAGCTGATGGGCCGTTCCTACCCGATGGATGTGGACCAGGCCGCCGCCATTTTACGCGACCAGAAGGGTGTGGACGATAAATTCATCGGTTACGGCAATTCCAAGCTGCTCAACCAGCTGATCGCCCATCACGGTATTGTTTTCAAACCTGCCAGAAAGGAGTTCTGGATTTCGGCGCCGCCCTACCAGCTGGGGGAGTTCGTGGGGTATGATTTAACCCGCATTTTTGCACAAAAAGGAAACTTCGACTCATTCGACTCGCTCAATATCGACCGCGACCCGTTCCTGGAATCGGCGGATTACAAAAAGTTCGGGGCGTTTAAGTCAATGAAGCAGAAAATCACTAAATATGTGATGCTGGATACACCGCTTTCGCTGACGCCGCTGGATGAGAAAAACTTTATCGCGAACAATCCCGCGAGTTATCTCCCGTATTTTTTTCTCGGCGAGTATCATCAAAAGAAAGGTAACTTCAGCAAAGCGATCGGCTATTATGAGGAGGCATTGAAACACGAAGTTTCTTCATTGAACGAGGAAAATTCGATCCGTGCACGCATTACCGAAAGCAAAAAAGGCAAACATTAA